In one Micromonospora polyrhachis genomic region, the following are encoded:
- a CDS encoding glycerol-3-phosphate dehydrogenase/oxidase gives MDSGMIDAARRPATLAALEEGTYDLLVVGGGITGTGAALDAASRGLRVALVEAGDLGGGTSSRSSRLLHGGVRYLEQLEFGLVREALRERGLLGGRLAPHLVRRLPFVLPLTHRVWERAYIGAGLSLYDGMGQLPSGKAERVFRIHRHLSRRGLSRVMPALRAELTTGALEYDDGQVDDARLTLAVARTAAREGAVIATRVRAVGYTSGPDGAQVTVRDELTGAESTIQARQVLAASGVWTDEVQRLVGREVLRVRASKGVHLVVPKSALRVDRAVITRTDRSVLFIIPVGSTVLVGTTDTPYSGDLRDVAADGDDITFLLNQVNRWLRRPLERADVVGVYAGLRPLVDKAGTADTAKLSREHVVANIDSRCLAIAGGKLTTYRVMAKDAVDAVVDRLGGGYPPSCTDRLPLVGADGFQALWNRRGLLAREHNLTAGTIDDLLRRHGTAVTDVLAGANETGLRPVAGAGGLLRAEVTHAVRHEGALAVEDVLLRRSHAGLETVDGAADAADEVATLMAEALGQDHDWIEREAARYRRVTGSNRAALVGVA, from the coding sequence GTGGACAGCGGAATGATCGACGCCGCTCGGCGGCCCGCGACGCTGGCGGCACTGGAAGAAGGAACCTACGACCTGCTCGTCGTCGGCGGCGGCATCACCGGCACCGGTGCGGCCCTGGACGCGGCGTCCCGGGGCCTGCGCGTCGCCCTGGTCGAGGCCGGTGACCTCGGCGGCGGCACCTCCAGCCGGTCCAGCCGGCTGCTGCACGGCGGCGTGCGCTACCTCGAACAACTCGAATTCGGGCTGGTCCGCGAGGCGCTACGGGAACGCGGCCTGCTCGGCGGGCGACTCGCCCCGCACCTGGTCCGCCGACTGCCGTTCGTCCTGCCACTGACCCACCGGGTGTGGGAACGCGCCTACATCGGGGCTGGACTCAGCCTCTACGACGGCATGGGGCAGCTCCCCTCCGGCAAGGCCGAACGGGTCTTCCGCATCCACCGGCACCTCAGCCGACGCGGCCTCTCCCGGGTCATGCCCGCCCTGCGCGCCGAGCTGACCACCGGCGCGCTCGAATACGACGACGGCCAGGTCGACGACGCCCGACTCACCCTCGCCGTCGCCCGTACCGCCGCCCGGGAAGGGGCGGTCATCGCCACCCGGGTCCGCGCCGTCGGCTACACCTCCGGTCCGGACGGAGCCCAGGTCACCGTCCGCGACGAGCTGACCGGTGCCGAGAGCACCATCCAGGCCCGGCAGGTCCTCGCCGCCTCCGGCGTCTGGACCGACGAGGTGCAGCGGCTCGTCGGCCGGGAGGTGCTGCGGGTACGCGCCTCCAAGGGCGTACACCTGGTGGTGCCGAAGTCGGCGCTGCGGGTCGACCGGGCGGTGATCACCCGTACCGACCGCAGCGTGCTCTTCATCATCCCGGTCGGCTCGACCGTGCTGGTCGGCACCACCGACACGCCGTACTCGGGTGACCTGCGGGACGTCGCCGCCGACGGGGACGACATCACCTTCCTGCTCAACCAGGTCAACCGGTGGCTGCGCCGGCCGCTGGAACGCGCCGACGTCGTCGGCGTCTACGCCGGGCTCCGCCCGCTGGTCGACAAGGCCGGCACCGCCGACACCGCCAAGCTCAGCCGGGAACACGTGGTGGCCAACATCGACAGCCGGTGCCTGGCCATCGCCGGTGGCAAACTCACCACGTACCGGGTGATGGCCAAGGACGCGGTCGACGCGGTGGTGGACCGGCTCGGCGGCGGCTACCCGCCGTCCTGCACCGATCGGCTGCCGCTGGTCGGAGCCGACGGGTTCCAGGCCCTCTGGAACCGGCGCGGGCTCCTCGCCCGCGAGCACAACCTGACCGCCGGCACCATCGACGACCTGCTGCGCCGGCACGGTACGGCGGTCACCGACGTGCTCGCCGGGGCCAACGAGACGGGCCTGCGCCCGGTCGCCGGAGCCGGCGGGCTGCTGCGGGCCGAGGTCACCCACGCGGTACGCCACGAGGGCGCGCTCGCCGTCGAGGACGTGCTGCTGCGGCGCAGCCACGCCGGCCTGGAAACGGTCGACGGGGCGGCCGACGCCGCCGACGAGGTGGCCACGCTGATGGCCGAGGCGCTGGGCCAGGACCACGACTGGATCGAGCGGGAGGCCGCCCGGTACCGGCGGGTCACCGGCTCCAACCGGGCCGCGCTGGTCGGGGTGGCCTGA
- a CDS encoding DUF2804 domain-containing protein, which translates to MDKQLADDHLTHEREITSRVDLCLPNGRLNPEAVGWTRQPLHRANLRGWGRNKRFEYWCVTTPTHLVAVNISHADYRVTYAAFFLDFATDQEIQVAERQVLPLGAPMPTISGEGGVRARGRQIALGFDETPSGTRLRARSERLSVDLLVDRPDGHESLGVVVPWDDRTFQYTRKDNCLRAQGRVVADGQAYEFDPDTAYATLDHGRGRWPYSIVWNWGAASGRCHGREIGLQIGGKWTVGTGMTENAIRVDGRLHKIGDELTWYYDSHDWLAPWRMVGKRVDLTFTPFHDRAAYSSWLVVESAEHQVFGHYSGHVVTDEGERIPVDGLLGWAEEVRRRW; encoded by the coding sequence ATGGATAAGCAACTCGCCGACGATCATCTGACGCACGAACGGGAGATCACCAGCCGGGTGGACCTGTGCCTGCCCAATGGCCGGCTGAATCCGGAGGCGGTGGGCTGGACCCGCCAGCCGTTGCACCGGGCCAACCTGCGCGGCTGGGGCCGGAACAAGCGGTTCGAGTACTGGTGTGTGACCACCCCGACCCACCTGGTCGCGGTGAACATCTCGCACGCCGACTACCGGGTCACCTATGCCGCGTTCTTCCTGGACTTCGCCACGGATCAGGAGATCCAGGTCGCCGAGCGGCAGGTACTGCCACTCGGCGCACCGATGCCGACGATCTCGGGCGAGGGTGGGGTACGTGCCCGGGGCCGGCAGATCGCGCTCGGCTTCGACGAGACGCCGTCGGGCACCCGGTTGCGTGCCCGGTCGGAGCGGCTCTCGGTCGACCTGCTGGTGGACCGGCCCGATGGGCACGAGTCGCTGGGTGTGGTGGTGCCGTGGGACGACCGGACGTTCCAGTACACCCGCAAGGACAACTGTCTGCGGGCGCAGGGCCGGGTGGTGGCCGACGGGCAGGCGTACGAGTTCGACCCGGACACCGCGTACGCGACGTTGGACCACGGGCGTGGCCGGTGGCCGTACTCGATCGTCTGGAACTGGGGTGCGGCCAGTGGCCGGTGCCACGGTCGGGAGATCGGGTTGCAGATCGGTGGCAAGTGGACGGTTGGCACCGGGATGACGGAGAACGCCATCCGGGTGGACGGTCGGCTCCACAAGATCGGTGACGAGCTGACCTGGTACTACGACAGCCACGACTGGCTGGCCCCGTGGCGGATGGTGGGCAAGCGGGTGGACCTGACCTTCACCCCGTTCCACGACCGGGCCGCGTACAGCAGTTGGCTGGTGGTGGAGAGCGCCGAGCACCAGGTCTTCGGGCACTACTCGGGGCACGTGGTGACCGACGAGGGCGAGCGGATCCCGGTCGACGGGCTGCTCGGCTGGGCCGAGGAGGTCCGGCGCCGATGGTGA
- a CDS encoding NAD-dependent succinate-semialdehyde dehydrogenase encodes MSDVGRAYIDGEWCEPAGGAVFEVREPATGAVIGTVVDAGAAEAKAAVEAATRALTEWRALPAHLRAEKLRAVGAVLSRRADEIAETMTREQGKPLAEARAEVLSGAEHMLWSAEETRRLYGETIPSTSATSRIWLLPEPVGVVAAITPWNFPLSMVTRKIGPALAAGCTVVLKPSELTPFSALAVAEACAEAGLPAGVVNIVPTTRPAEVTEVFMASPEVRKVSFTGSTRVGKLLIAASAPDVKRMSVELGGHAPVLVFADADLEKAAAGVARAKFYNAGQACTSPNRIYVHASVAEEFGRLLAERTAALPVGNGLTEGTRIGPLINVAAVDKVAAHVADALDRGAKVLTGGNLPSGESYTGGSFHTPTVLAGVTDEMVISNDETFGPVAPLLTFESDEEALTRANDTSYGLASYLWSRDLSRVMRSAEALRFGMVSVNGGNFAAPQGPFGGIKGSGYGREGGHHGVEHYLDYKYLAVELDG; translated from the coding sequence ATGAGTGACGTGGGACGGGCCTACATCGACGGCGAGTGGTGCGAGCCGGCCGGCGGCGCGGTGTTCGAGGTACGGGAGCCGGCCACCGGTGCCGTCATCGGCACGGTGGTCGACGCCGGGGCGGCCGAGGCGAAGGCCGCGGTCGAGGCGGCGACCCGGGCGCTGACCGAGTGGCGGGCGCTCCCGGCCCACCTGCGGGCCGAGAAGCTGCGTGCGGTCGGCGCGGTGCTCAGCCGCCGGGCCGACGAGATCGCCGAGACGATGACCCGGGAGCAGGGCAAGCCGCTGGCCGAGGCGCGCGCCGAGGTGCTCTCCGGTGCCGAGCACATGCTCTGGTCGGCGGAGGAGACCCGCCGGCTGTACGGCGAGACGATCCCCTCCACTTCGGCCACATCCCGGATCTGGCTGCTGCCCGAGCCGGTGGGCGTGGTCGCCGCGATCACCCCGTGGAACTTCCCGCTCTCCATGGTGACCCGGAAGATCGGCCCGGCGCTGGCCGCCGGCTGCACGGTGGTGCTCAAGCCCTCCGAGCTGACCCCGTTCTCCGCGCTGGCCGTGGCCGAGGCGTGCGCCGAGGCCGGTCTGCCCGCGGGTGTGGTGAACATCGTGCCGACCACCCGGCCGGCCGAGGTCACCGAGGTCTTCATGGCCTCGCCCGAGGTTCGCAAGGTGTCCTTCACCGGGTCCACCCGGGTCGGCAAGCTGCTGATCGCGGCGAGCGCGCCGGACGTGAAGCGGATGTCGGTCGAGCTGGGCGGGCACGCTCCGGTGCTGGTCTTCGCCGACGCCGACCTGGAAAAGGCGGCGGCGGGCGTGGCCCGGGCTAAGTTCTACAACGCCGGGCAGGCCTGCACCTCGCCGAACCGGATCTACGTCCACGCCTCGGTGGCCGAGGAGTTCGGCCGGCTGCTGGCCGAGCGTACGGCGGCGCTGCCGGTGGGCAACGGGCTGACCGAGGGCACCCGGATCGGGCCACTGATCAACGTGGCGGCGGTGGACAAGGTCGCCGCGCACGTGGCGGACGCCCTGGACCGGGGTGCGAAGGTGCTGACCGGTGGGAACTTGCCCAGCGGTGAGTCGTACACCGGGGGCAGTTTCCACACCCCGACGGTGCTCGCCGGGGTGACCGACGAGATGGTGATCAGCAACGACGAGACCTTCGGTCCGGTGGCGCCGCTGCTCACCTTCGAGTCCGACGAGGAGGCGCTGACCCGCGCCAACGACACGTCGTACGGCCTGGCCTCCTACCTGTGGAGCCGGGATCTGTCCCGGGTGATGCGTTCGGCCGAGGCGCTGCGCTTCGGCATGGTCTCGGTCAACGGCGGCAACTTCGCCGCGCCGCAGGGCCCGTTCGGCGGGATCAAGGGCAGCGGGTACGGCCGCGAGGGCGGCCACCACGGCGTCGAGCACTACCTCGACTACAAGTACCTGGCGGTGGAACTCGATGGATAA
- the glpK gene encoding glycerol kinase GlpK — protein MAVLAIDAGTTGVTAVVIDPDGTVVARGYQEFPQLFPRPGWVEHDPESIWDAVRAASASALATAPTTPTCVGITNQRETVVLWDRQTLAAPRPAIVWQDRRSAQLCERLRADGHESLITARTGLRLDPYFSATKLAWLAAEEPATWADVRAGRTAIGTVDSYLAARLTGGRVHVTDPSNASRTLLFDLAQGDWSDELCALFDVPRSALPEIVATNAVIGRTDPDAFLGLDLPVAALVGDQQSALFGQTCFTVGSSKCTYGTGSFVLVNTGTAIADPDFGLVATVGWQLDGQPTTYALEGSIFVTGAAVQWLRDGLGVIPSAAEIEPLAASVPDSGGLVFVPALTGLGAPDWDPYARGAMFGLTRGTTRAHVARATLDAIAFQVRDVTDAMARCTGHPLTGLTVDGGAAVNNLLCQLQADQLGLPVRRPTITETTALGAAYLAGLATGVWGSTDEITKRWHLDREFTAGAGADGRDEAHQRWRRAVAAVREWSA, from the coding sequence ATGGCCGTACTCGCCATCGACGCCGGCACCACCGGGGTCACCGCAGTCGTCATCGACCCGGACGGCACGGTGGTGGCCCGGGGATACCAGGAGTTCCCGCAACTCTTCCCCCGGCCCGGCTGGGTCGAGCACGACCCGGAGAGCATCTGGGACGCGGTACGGGCGGCGAGTGCTTCGGCGCTCGCCACTGCCCCGACCACCCCGACCTGCGTCGGGATCACCAACCAGCGGGAGACCGTGGTCCTCTGGGACCGGCAGACGCTGGCCGCACCCCGGCCGGCGATCGTGTGGCAGGACCGGCGCTCGGCGCAACTGTGCGAGCGGCTGCGCGCCGACGGGCACGAATCGCTGATCACCGCCCGGACCGGGCTACGGCTCGACCCGTACTTCTCGGCCACCAAGCTCGCCTGGTTGGCCGCCGAGGAGCCGGCCACCTGGGCCGACGTACGGGCCGGTCGGACCGCGATCGGTACGGTCGACAGCTACCTCGCCGCCCGGCTCACCGGTGGCCGGGTACACGTCACCGACCCGTCCAACGCCTCCCGCACCCTCCTCTTCGACCTAGCCCAGGGGGACTGGTCGGACGAGCTGTGTGCGCTGTTCGACGTACCCCGGTCGGCATTGCCGGAGATCGTCGCCACCAACGCGGTGATCGGCCGGACCGACCCGGACGCGTTCCTCGGGTTGGACCTGCCGGTGGCGGCGCTCGTCGGCGACCAGCAGTCCGCCCTGTTCGGGCAGACCTGCTTCACCGTCGGCAGTTCCAAGTGCACCTACGGCACCGGCTCGTTCGTGCTGGTCAACACCGGTACGGCCATCGCGGACCCGGACTTCGGGCTGGTCGCCACGGTCGGCTGGCAGCTCGACGGCCAGCCCACCACGTACGCCCTGGAAGGGTCGATCTTCGTCACCGGGGCGGCCGTGCAGTGGCTGCGTGACGGGCTCGGCGTGATCCCATCCGCCGCCGAGATCGAGCCGCTCGCCGCCAGCGTGCCCGACTCGGGCGGGCTGGTCTTCGTACCGGCCCTGACCGGGCTCGGCGCACCCGACTGGGACCCGTACGCCCGGGGGGCGATGTTCGGTCTCACCCGGGGCACCACCCGGGCGCACGTCGCCCGGGCCACCCTGGACGCGATCGCCTTCCAGGTGCGGGACGTGACCGACGCGATGGCCCGATGCACCGGGCATCCGCTGACCGGGCTCACCGTCGACGGCGGGGCCGCCGTCAACAACCTGCTCTGCCAGTTGCAGGCCGACCAGCTCGGTCTGCCGGTACGCCGGCCCACCATCACCGAGACCACGGCGCTCGGCGCGGCCTACCTGGCTGGCCTGGCCACCGGGGTCTGGGGCAGCACCGACGAGATCACCAAGCGCTGGCACCTGGACCGGGAGTTCACCGCCGGGGCGGGTGCCGATGGCCGCGACGAGGCACACCAGCGCTGGCGACGAGCCGTCGCCGCCGTCCGAGAGTGGTCAGCGTGA
- a CDS encoding ABC transporter ATP-binding protein, protein MIEVNELTKRYRKVNAVNGLTFTVRPGQVTGFLGPNGAGKSTTLRMLLGLNEPTSGTATIDGRPFRDRPRGLRHVGALLDAHDVHGGRSATAHLSALARSNGIGRSRVHEVLAEVGLTEVARRRIGGFSLGMRQRLGIATALLGDPPVLIFDEPINGLDPEGVRWVRGLFRRLAAEGRTVFVSSHLMSEMEATADQLIVIGRGELIAAESLAQFAARSTQQSVTVRTPDGTRLTDLLTTEGARVLPDDDGSFTVTDMTAARIGELAFHHRVMVQELTTHTASLEKAFMELTADSVEYLAGDRR, encoded by the coding sequence GTGATCGAAGTCAACGAACTGACCAAGCGGTATCGCAAGGTCAACGCGGTGAACGGACTGACGTTCACCGTACGACCCGGACAGGTGACCGGGTTCCTCGGCCCGAACGGCGCGGGCAAGAGCACCACGCTGCGGATGCTCCTCGGCCTGAACGAGCCCACCAGCGGCACCGCCACCATCGACGGCCGACCGTTCCGGGACCGGCCGCGCGGACTGCGGCACGTCGGCGCGCTGCTCGACGCGCACGACGTACACGGCGGGCGTAGCGCGACGGCGCACCTCTCCGCGCTGGCCCGCAGCAACGGCATCGGCCGTAGCCGGGTGCACGAGGTGCTGGCGGAGGTCGGTCTGACCGAGGTCGCCCGGCGGCGTATCGGCGGGTTCTCGCTCGGCATGCGACAGCGGCTCGGCATCGCCACCGCCCTGCTCGGCGACCCGCCGGTGCTTATCTTCGACGAGCCGATCAACGGCCTCGACCCGGAGGGTGTGCGCTGGGTACGCGGCCTGTTCCGCCGGCTGGCCGCCGAGGGGCGGACTGTCTTCGTCTCCAGCCACCTGATGAGCGAGATGGAGGCCACCGCCGACCAGCTGATCGTCATCGGCCGGGGGGAGTTGATCGCGGCCGAGAGCCTGGCGCAGTTCGCCGCCCGCAGCACCCAGCAGAGCGTGACCGTACGCACCCCGGACGGCACCCGGCTGACCGACCTGCTGACCACCGAGGGCGCGAGGGTGCTACCGGACGACGACGGCTCGTTCACGGTCACCGACATGACCGCCGCCCGGATCGGTGAACTCGCCTTCCACCACCGCGTGATGGTGCAGGAGTTGACCACCCACACCGCCTCACTGGAGAAGGCGTTCATGGAACTCACCGCCGACAGCGTCGAATACCTGGCCGGAGACCGCCGATGA
- a CDS encoding GntR family transcriptional regulator has product MTTDTFQMKSDIAISHIKRLIMSGEAPPGSRIVARVVSEALGISETPVREAIKSLVADEWLVLRPHVGAVVASVGLDNIQEIYGIRGALGGLAIELGGSSYSPERIAEIDAVLRECEPVVADRDVDAFSKLNRRFHALLSDTPQTTVINRMLTSLWSRTEGAKYGFRFVPWRLPESHAEHVAIRNAIVAQDYTLAAQLVREHEQAGMDALLQGMQNQTEPRPAGRRPETEPRPTGRRPETEPRPTGRRPETEPRPTGRRPETEPRPAGRRQETVYE; this is encoded by the coding sequence GTGACCACCGATACCTTCCAGATGAAGTCCGACATCGCCATCAGCCATATAAAGCGGCTGATCATGTCGGGTGAGGCACCTCCGGGCAGCCGGATCGTCGCCCGGGTCGTCTCCGAGGCGCTGGGCATCAGCGAGACCCCGGTCCGGGAGGCGATCAAGTCGTTGGTCGCCGACGAGTGGCTGGTGCTGCGCCCGCACGTCGGCGCGGTGGTGGCCAGTGTCGGGCTGGACAACATCCAGGAGATATACGGCATCCGGGGAGCGCTGGGCGGTCTCGCCATCGAGTTGGGCGGCTCGTCGTACTCGCCGGAACGGATCGCCGAGATCGACGCGGTGCTGCGCGAGTGCGAGCCGGTGGTGGCCGACCGGGACGTCGACGCGTTCTCCAAGCTCAACCGGCGGTTCCACGCACTGCTCTCGGACACGCCACAGACGACAGTGATCAACCGGATGCTGACCTCGCTCTGGTCCCGCACCGAGGGGGCCAAGTACGGCTTCCGCTTCGTGCCGTGGCGACTGCCCGAATCGCACGCCGAGCATGTCGCGATCCGCAACGCGATCGTGGCCCAGGACTACACCCTCGCTGCGCAACTCGTCCGGGAGCACGAACAGGCCGGAATGGACGCCCTGCTGCAAGGCATGCAGAACCAGACCGAACCGCGGCCGGCTGGCCGCCGACCAGAGACCGAACCGCGGCCGACCGGCCGCCGACCAGAGACCGAACCGCGGCCGACCGGCCGCCGACCAGAGACCGAACCGCGGCCGACCGGCCGCCGACCAGAGACCGAACCGCGGCCGGCTGGTCGCCGACAGGAGACTGTATATGAGTGA
- a CDS encoding acyl-CoA dehydrogenase family protein: MTDPLELAAIDSLFTEEERDIRDTVRKFAAEQIRPHIAEWFAAGELPARELARECGKLGLLGMHLEGYGCAGTGAVAYGLACFELESADSGVRSLVSVQGSLAMYAIRTFGSEEQRQRWLPAMAAGEAIGCFGLTEPDAGSDPGAMRTSARRDGGDWILNGEKMWITNAAIADVAVVWARTDEGIRGFVVPMDTPGVSTLPVGHKLSLRASVTSALVLQDVRLPGDAIMPEAIGLRAPLKCLGEARLGIVFGSLGAGYDCLRAAIDYAGSREAFGKPISGFQLTQEKLTEMTRGLVNGMLLAVHVGRLREAGKATPAQVSLAKLNNCETAISIARTARTILGANGVTLEYPVLRHANNLEAVITYEGTSEVHKLVVGQALTGQAAFR; the protein is encoded by the coding sequence ATGACCGACCCGTTGGAACTCGCCGCGATCGACAGCCTCTTCACCGAGGAGGAACGCGACATCCGGGACACCGTACGCAAGTTCGCCGCCGAACAGATCCGGCCGCACATCGCCGAGTGGTTCGCCGCCGGTGAGCTGCCCGCCCGGGAACTGGCCCGGGAGTGCGGCAAGCTCGGCCTGCTCGGCATGCACCTGGAGGGCTATGGCTGCGCCGGTACCGGTGCGGTCGCCTACGGGCTGGCCTGCTTCGAGCTGGAATCGGCCGACTCCGGCGTACGCAGCCTGGTGTCGGTGCAGGGCTCGCTGGCCATGTACGCCATCCGCACCTTCGGTAGCGAGGAGCAGCGTCAGCGGTGGCTCCCCGCCATGGCGGCCGGGGAGGCGATCGGCTGCTTCGGACTGACCGAGCCGGACGCGGGTTCCGACCCGGGCGCGATGCGGACCTCGGCCCGCCGCGACGGCGGCGACTGGATCCTCAACGGCGAGAAGATGTGGATCACCAACGCGGCGATCGCCGACGTGGCCGTGGTGTGGGCCCGTACCGACGAGGGCATCCGGGGCTTCGTCGTGCCGATGGACACCCCCGGGGTGAGCACCCTGCCGGTCGGGCACAAGCTGTCGCTGCGCGCCTCGGTCACCTCGGCCCTGGTGTTGCAGGACGTACGCCTGCCCGGCGACGCCATCATGCCGGAGGCGATCGGGCTACGTGCCCCGCTGAAGTGCCTCGGTGAGGCCCGGCTCGGCATCGTCTTCGGCTCGCTCGGTGCCGGCTACGACTGCCTGCGCGCCGCGATCGACTACGCCGGCAGCCGCGAGGCGTTCGGTAAGCCGATCTCCGGCTTCCAGCTCACCCAGGAGAAGCTGACCGAGATGACCCGGGGCCTGGTCAACGGCATGCTGCTGGCCGTCCACGTCGGACGGCTGCGGGAGGCCGGGAAGGCGACCCCGGCCCAGGTCAGCCTGGCCAAGCTGAACAACTGTGAGACCGCGATCAGCATCGCCCGTACCGCCCGGACGATCCTCGGCGCGAACGGCGTAACCCTCGAATACCCGGTGCTGCGGCACGCCAACAACCTGGAGGCGGTCATCACCTACGAGGGCACCAGCGAGGTGCACAAGCTGGTCGTCGGCCAGGCGCTGACCGGCCAGGCCGCCTTCCGCTGA
- a CDS encoding CaiB/BaiF CoA transferase family protein has translation MSALNGVLVADFSRVLAGPYATMLLADLGADVVKVERPGKGDDTRSWGPPYDADGTATYYLAVNRNKRSITLDLTSPDDLAAARELAYRADVIVQNFRPGTMERYGLGYADIAAVNPGAVYCSVTGFGSGAGADRPGYDLLVQAVGGLMSVTGAQPGEPVKAGVAVVDVITGLHATIGILAALRHRDATGEGQHVEVSLLSSLLSALVNQASGYVAAGVVPGILGNAHPSVVPYQLLPTADRPLAVAVGTDAQFAALCGVLDVPALAVDPRYLTNADRVRHREPLIATLRERTALRPADELAAALSAVGVPCGPVNDLAGAFDLATELGLSPVVEIDGPDRTLPARQVANPITLSSTPAGYHRPPPRLGEHTTDVLDWLAATRRTVPTSRAAAPAAQATPSAQAAPSAQATPSSMEST, from the coding sequence ATGAGCGCGTTAAATGGCGTGCTGGTGGCCGACTTCAGTCGGGTGCTGGCCGGGCCGTACGCCACCATGCTCCTGGCCGACCTCGGCGCGGACGTGGTCAAGGTAGAGCGGCCCGGCAAGGGCGACGACACCCGATCCTGGGGTCCGCCGTACGACGCCGACGGCACCGCCACCTACTACCTGGCGGTCAACCGCAACAAGCGGTCGATCACGCTGGACCTGACCAGTCCGGATGATCTCGCTGCCGCCCGCGAGCTGGCCTACCGGGCGGACGTGATCGTGCAGAACTTCCGCCCCGGCACGATGGAACGGTACGGCCTCGGCTACGCCGACATCGCCGCCGTCAACCCGGGCGCGGTCTACTGTTCGGTCACCGGCTTCGGCTCCGGGGCGGGTGCCGATCGACCCGGGTACGACCTGCTCGTGCAGGCCGTCGGCGGGCTGATGAGTGTCACCGGGGCGCAGCCGGGCGAGCCGGTCAAGGCCGGGGTCGCCGTGGTCGACGTGATCACCGGACTGCACGCCACGATCGGCATCCTGGCCGCACTGCGGCACCGGGACGCCACCGGCGAGGGGCAGCACGTCGAGGTCAGCCTGCTCTCCTCACTGCTGTCCGCCCTGGTCAACCAGGCATCCGGGTACGTCGCGGCGGGCGTGGTGCCGGGCATCCTGGGCAACGCGCATCCGAGCGTGGTGCCGTACCAGTTGCTGCCCACCGCCGACCGGCCGCTGGCCGTGGCGGTCGGCACCGACGCGCAGTTCGCCGCGCTCTGCGGCGTACTCGATGTTCCGGCGCTCGCCGTAGACCCGCGCTATCTGACCAACGCCGACCGGGTCCGGCATCGCGAGCCGCTGATCGCCACCCTGCGTGAGCGGACGGCGCTGCGCCCCGCCGACGAGTTGGCTGCCGCGCTCAGCGCGGTCGGCGTACCGTGTGGACCGGTGAACGACCTGGCGGGGGCCTTCGACCTCGCCACCGAGCTGGGCCTGTCTCCGGTGGTGGAGATCGACGGGCCGGACCGGACCCTGCCGGCCCGGCAGGTGGCGAACCCGATCACCCTGTCCAGCACGCCGGCCGGCTACCACCGCCCGCCGCCCCGGCTCGGCGAGCACACCACCGACGTACTCGACTGGCTCGCCGCCACCCGGCGAACCGTGCCGACATCGCGAGCCGCCGCCCCCGCAGCGCAAGCCACCCCTTCAGCGCAAGCCGCCCCTTCAGCGCAAGCCACCCCTTCCTCCATGGAGAGCACCTGA
- a CDS encoding ABC transporter permease subunit, which yields MTTLTKPATAGTGTGARVRFGDLVAAEWIKLWSLRSTCWGLAVTALIVVGTNVNSAISDMNNWARYSPGIRDNFVPTWSIRDAFTDPAALVLVLATASIGAIMIVGEYSSGLIRTTFAAVPARRSVLAAKFLVVTPVMLAYGAVVSGASFWVTQAILSREDVGLSISYPGALQAVTASALLPAVCALVGMGLGALIRHTATTIVTATLLLLMLPTMIEPNQPWKAALHHALPLNAWQRLTDISPVNLGPPILYPATITESWLVYAIWPLVAAVLTLIVVPRRDV from the coding sequence ATGACCACTCTGACGAAGCCCGCAACCGCCGGTACCGGAACCGGTGCCCGTGTCCGGTTCGGCGACCTGGTCGCCGCCGAGTGGATCAAACTGTGGTCCTTGCGGTCCACCTGCTGGGGACTGGCGGTCACCGCACTGATCGTCGTCGGGACGAACGTGAACTCGGCCATCTCCGACATGAACAACTGGGCGCGCTACTCGCCGGGGATCAGGGACAACTTCGTCCCGACCTGGTCCATCCGGGACGCCTTCACCGACCCCGCCGCGTTGGTTCTCGTCCTCGCCACCGCCAGCATCGGGGCGATCATGATCGTCGGTGAGTACTCCAGCGGGCTGATCCGTACCACCTTCGCGGCCGTGCCCGCCCGTCGCTCGGTGCTGGCGGCCAAGTTCCTGGTCGTGACACCGGTGATGCTCGCGTACGGTGCCGTCGTCTCCGGGGCCTCGTTCTGGGTGACCCAGGCGATCCTCTCCAGGGAGGACGTCGGGCTGTCCATCAGCTACCCCGGCGCGCTACAGGCGGTCACCGCATCGGCCCTGCTTCCGGCGGTGTGTGCCCTGGTCGGCATGGGACTCGGTGCGCTCATCCGGCACACCGCGACCACCATCGTCACGGCGACGCTGCTACTGCTCATGCTGCCGACCATGATCGAACCGAACCAGCCGTGGAAGGCGGCCCTGCACCATGCGCTGCCGCTGAACGCCTGGCAGCGGCTGACCGACATCAGCCCGGTCAACCTGGGACCGCCCATCCTCTACCCGGCGACGATCACCGAGTCGTGGCTGGTCTACGCGATCTGGCCGCTCGTCGCGGCGGTTCTGACGCTGATCGTCGTACCCCGCCGGGACGTCTGA